In the genome of Hymenobacter cellulosivorans, one region contains:
- a CDS encoding mechanosensitive ion channel family protein, with translation MREQAEHLLSHFPEIFTGLGILLGGLLIGLVLKYAVFSVLRAFGRREDTTLARSVAKHLNQASTWFFPVLAISLVLPLVPLPPKPFEVLRRLVEVALVLTFAWGLIKTVDVLQDLVQQRYRLEGADNLRVRKLFTQLQFVKKLVVSLIAFVAVGLVLMSFETVRRLGTGLLTSAGIASVIVGFAAQRSISNLLAGFQIAFTQPIRIDDVLVVEGEWGRVEEITFTYVVLSIWDERRLVLPLNYFIEKPFQNWTRTSARLTGAVHLQTDYTVPVDALRAELRRILEVHPLWDKRVCVLHVTDAKERTLELRALVSAASAGDVWELRCAVREQLITFLQREYPGSLPRTRAVVEPDGHRPEVGISLPG, from the coding sequence ATGAGAGAACAAGCCGAACATCTGCTTTCCCACTTTCCCGAAATTTTCACCGGCCTGGGCATTTTGCTCGGCGGCCTGCTCATCGGGCTGGTGCTCAAGTACGCCGTATTCAGCGTGCTGCGGGCCTTTGGGCGGCGCGAAGACACAACCCTGGCCCGCTCAGTAGCCAAGCACCTAAACCAGGCCAGCACCTGGTTTTTCCCGGTACTGGCCATTTCGCTGGTGTTGCCCCTGGTGCCGCTGCCGCCCAAGCCCTTCGAGGTGCTACGCCGCCTTGTGGAAGTGGCCTTGGTACTGACCTTCGCCTGGGGCCTGATCAAAACCGTGGACGTGCTGCAGGACCTGGTGCAGCAGCGCTACCGCCTGGAAGGCGCCGACAACCTGCGGGTACGCAAACTCTTCACGCAGTTGCAGTTCGTCAAGAAGCTGGTCGTGTCGCTGATTGCCTTCGTGGCCGTGGGCCTGGTGTTGATGAGCTTCGAAACAGTGCGCCGCCTGGGCACGGGCCTGCTCACCTCGGCCGGTATTGCCAGCGTCATTGTGGGCTTTGCTGCCCAGCGCTCCATCAGCAACCTGCTAGCCGGCTTCCAGATTGCCTTCACCCAGCCCATCCGCATCGACGACGTGCTGGTGGTGGAAGGCGAATGGGGCCGGGTCGAGGAAATTACCTTTACCTACGTGGTGCTCAGCATCTGGGACGAGCGGCGCCTGGTGCTGCCGCTCAACTATTTCATCGAAAAGCCCTTCCAGAACTGGACTCGAACCAGTGCCCGCCTCACCGGAGCCGTGCACCTGCAAACCGACTACACCGTGCCCGTTGATGCGCTGCGCGCCGAGCTGCGCCGGATTCTGGAAGTCCACCCGCTCTGGGATAAGCGCGTGTGCGTGCTGCACGTCACCGATGCCAAGGAGCGCACCCTGGAGCTGCGGGCCTTGGTCAGCGCCGCCAGCGCGGGCGACGTCTGGGAGCTGCGCTGCGCCGTGCGCGAGCAGCTTATTACATTCTTGCAGCGTGAGTACCCCGGCAGCCTGCCCCGCACCCGCGCCGTAGTGGAGCCGGATGGCCACCGGCCCGAAGTAGGGATAAGCCTGCCGGGATAG
- a CDS encoding malate:quinone oxidoreductase has protein sequence MNTTDNSPESAVDVVLIGAGIMSATLGMMLKELQPDLTITVLERLDVAAAESSDAWNNAGTGHSAFCELNYTPERPDGSIDISKAIGIAESFEVSKQFWSFLAEKYAVKELQRFINHIPHMSFVWGNDNVEYLRKRHAALTQSPLFKGMEFSQDRQQIEQWIPLVMEGRDASQPVAATSMELGTDVNFGSLTRGMFYLLQEKPGVTFHFNHEVSKLKRRDDGSWSVKATDRLNGQSRKVRAKFVFIGAGGGSLTLLEKSDIPEGYGFGGFPVSGQWLKCVNPEVIERHEAKVYGKAAVGSPPMSVPHLDSRMINGKRELLFGPYAGFSTKFLKKGSFLDLPASIRAGNLRPMIIAGLKNIPLTRYLINQVRQSPEDRLAALKEYLPNARAEDWQLEIAGQRVQVIKKHEKEGGVLEFGTEVVSAADGSIAALLGASPGASTAVSIMVSLIQKCFQQQGNSPEWQAKFKEMIPSFGQKLNDNPELLEQIRNHTSSVLGLAAPADMIGK, from the coding sequence ATGAATACTACCGATAACTCTCCGGAAAGCGCAGTCGATGTCGTGCTTATCGGCGCCGGCATTATGAGTGCCACGCTGGGCATGATGCTCAAGGAGTTACAACCCGACCTGACCATCACGGTGCTCGAGCGCCTAGATGTGGCCGCCGCCGAAAGCTCCGACGCCTGGAACAACGCTGGCACTGGCCATTCCGCTTTTTGCGAGCTCAACTACACCCCCGAGCGGCCCGACGGCTCCATCGATATCAGCAAGGCCATCGGCATTGCCGAATCGTTTGAAGTCTCGAAGCAGTTCTGGTCGTTCCTGGCCGAGAAGTATGCCGTAAAAGAGCTGCAGCGCTTTATCAACCATATTCCGCACATGAGCTTCGTGTGGGGCAACGACAACGTGGAATACCTGCGCAAGCGACACGCGGCCCTGACCCAGTCGCCCTTGTTCAAGGGCATGGAGTTTTCCCAGGACCGTCAGCAGATTGAGCAGTGGATTCCGCTGGTGATGGAAGGCCGCGACGCCAGCCAACCCGTGGCCGCTACCAGTATGGAGCTGGGCACCGACGTGAATTTCGGCTCCCTGACCCGCGGCATGTTCTACCTTTTGCAGGAAAAGCCCGGCGTTACGTTCCACTTCAACCACGAAGTAAGCAAGCTTAAGCGCCGCGACGACGGCAGCTGGAGCGTGAAGGCCACCGACCGCCTCAACGGCCAAAGCCGGAAAGTGCGGGCCAAATTCGTGTTTATCGGGGCCGGCGGCGGCTCCTTGACGCTGCTGGAAAAGTCTGACATTCCGGAAGGCTACGGGTTCGGGGGCTTCCCCGTGAGCGGGCAGTGGCTCAAGTGCGTCAACCCCGAAGTTATTGAGCGTCACGAGGCCAAAGTGTACGGCAAAGCGGCTGTGGGTTCGCCGCCCATGTCGGTACCCCACCTCGACTCGCGCATGATCAACGGCAAGCGGGAGCTGCTCTTTGGGCCGTATGCCGGCTTCAGCACCAAGTTTCTGAAGAAGGGTTCCTTTCTGGATTTGCCCGCCTCCATCCGGGCTGGCAACCTGCGTCCCATGATTATTGCCGGCCTCAAGAACATTCCGCTTACCCGCTACCTCATCAACCAGGTGCGGCAGTCGCCCGAAGACCGGCTGGCGGCCCTGAAGGAGTATCTGCCCAACGCCCGGGCCGAGGACTGGCAGCTGGAAATTGCCGGCCAGCGCGTGCAGGTCATCAAAAAGCACGAAAAGGAAGGCGGCGTGCTGGAGTTTGGTACCGAGGTTGTCAGCGCCGCCGATGGGTCCATTGCCGCGTTGCTGGGCGCCTCGCCGGGTGCTTCCACGGCCGTCAGCATCATGGTCAGCCTGATTCAGAAGTGCTTTCAGCAGCAGGGCAATTCGCCCGAGTGGCAGGCCAAATTCAAGGAAATGATTCCTTCTTTCGGCCAGAAACTCAACGACAACCCCGAGCTACTGGAGCAGATCCGCAACCACACCAGCTCTGTGCTAGGCCTGGCCGCCCCCGCCGATATGATTGGGAAATAG
- a CDS encoding NmrA family NAD(P)-binding protein — MDSTTTAPSSDSSAASAAPIVLAGATGALGLLIAHALRQRGATVRALVRPLATTGAEATSLRLQGVEVLAVEYDDAAALTRACQGATCVVSALSGLREVIVDAQTRLLDAAVAAGVPRFIPSDYSADFTRLPEGSNRNFDLRREFARRLDQAPIQATSVLNGMFTDLLKGQAPVILTGPRRVLYWGSPDQPLDFTTMVNTAEFAAAAALDPTTPRYLRVAGEVASIRGLQAAAQAATGQEFKLLRAGGLGVLAGLIKVTKTVAPAQNEVFPPWQGMQYLHNMLSGQAKLTEPLDNDRYPEIRWTKVREVLAGRD; from the coding sequence ATGGATTCCACCACTACTGCACCTTCTTCCGACTCGTCTGCTGCTTCGGCAGCTCCCATCGTACTGGCCGGCGCCACCGGGGCCCTGGGCTTGCTGATTGCCCACGCCCTACGCCAGCGTGGTGCCACAGTGCGGGCCCTGGTGCGCCCCTTGGCTACCACCGGCGCCGAAGCCACCTCCCTGCGCCTGCAGGGCGTGGAAGTGCTGGCCGTGGAATATGATGACGCCGCGGCCCTGACCCGGGCCTGCCAGGGCGCTACGTGCGTTGTTTCGGCTCTCTCGGGGCTGCGGGAGGTGATTGTGGATGCCCAAACCCGCCTGCTTGACGCAGCCGTGGCAGCCGGCGTACCGCGCTTTATTCCCTCCGACTACTCCGCCGACTTCACCCGCCTACCCGAGGGCTCCAACCGCAATTTCGACCTGCGCCGCGAGTTTGCCCGCCGCCTCGACCAGGCTCCCATCCAGGCTACTTCGGTGCTCAACGGCATGTTTACGGACCTGCTTAAGGGCCAGGCGCCGGTTATCCTCACCGGGCCGCGCCGGGTGCTGTACTGGGGCAGCCCCGACCAGCCCCTGGACTTCACCACGATGGTCAACACGGCCGAGTTTGCGGCCGCCGCGGCCCTGGACCCGACCACGCCCCGCTACCTGCGCGTGGCCGGCGAAGTAGCCAGCATCCGCGGGCTGCAGGCGGCGGCTCAGGCGGCCACGGGCCAGGAGTTTAAGTTGTTGCGGGCCGGCGGCCTGGGCGTGCTAGCGGGCCTGATTAAGGTGACCAAAACGGTGGCGCCGGCCCAGAATGAGGTATTTCCGCCCTGGCAGGGCATGCAATACCTGCACAACATGCTCAGCGGCCAGGCCAAACTGACCGAGCCCCTGGACAACGACCGGTACCCGGAAATCCGGTGGACCAAGGTGCGCGAGGTGCTGGCCGGCCGCGACTAG
- a CDS encoding TetR/AcrR family transcriptional regulator, with protein MNPQLRIELNEKLYLRDPQGTDLGRRLVAESVLLIDEIGFEQFTFKKLAQRMESTEASLYRYFENKHRLLVYLVSWYWAWLRYQIRFHTHNVPDARERLRLILGILTRAYQDDPATSQLDEAALYRIVVHEASKSYLTRDVDDDNREGLFREYKQLAAGIVAVVQEINPTYAYPHALVSTLLESSRKQLFFAQHLPSLTDAPAREAASNTIYAFLEQLAFASLA; from the coding sequence ATGAACCCGCAACTCCGCATCGAGCTGAACGAAAAACTCTACCTGCGCGACCCGCAAGGCACGGACTTGGGCCGCCGCCTAGTGGCTGAAAGCGTGCTGCTGATTGACGAAATCGGTTTTGAGCAATTTACCTTCAAGAAGCTGGCCCAGCGGATGGAGTCCACGGAGGCCTCGCTCTACCGGTATTTCGAGAATAAGCACCGGCTGCTGGTGTATCTGGTAAGCTGGTACTGGGCCTGGTTGCGCTACCAGATTCGGTTTCACACCCACAACGTGCCCGACGCCCGGGAGCGGCTGCGCCTGATTCTGGGCATTCTCACCCGGGCCTACCAAGACGACCCGGCAACCAGCCAGCTCGACGAGGCCGCCCTCTACCGCATCGTGGTGCACGAGGCCTCCAAGTCTTACCTCACCCGCGACGTGGACGACGACAACCGCGAAGGGCTGTTTCGGGAATACAAGCAGCTGGCAGCCGGCATTGTGGCCGTAGTGCAGGAAATCAACCCCACCTATGCCTACCCGCACGCGCTGGTCAGCACCCTGCTGGAGTCGTCGCGCAAGCAGCTGTTTTTCGCCCAGCACCTGCCCTCCCTAACCGATGCGCCGGCCCGCGAGGCAGCCAGCAATACGATCTACGCCTTTCTGGAGCAGCTCGCTTTTGCTTCTCTGGCTTAG
- a CDS encoding NADP-dependent isocitrate dehydrogenase translates to MQSPIPITVATGDGIGPEIMTQTLRVLEAAGAALQPEFIDVGEQVYRAGHSSGIHPAAWESLRRTRVLLKAPITTPLGGGYKSLNVTLRKTLGLYANVRPCRSLHPAVATRHPKLDVVIIRENEEDLYAGIEHQQTPDVVQCLKLVSRPGCEKIVRYAFEYCRQHGRRRLTCMTKDNIMKLTDGLFHRVFEEIGQEYPEVEQDHQIIDIGTARLADTPERYDVVVTMNLYGDILSDVVAQLTGSVGLAGSANIGDSGALFEAIHGSAPDIAGRNVANPSGLLQAAVLMLGHLGQHDIAARIHNAWLRTLEDGLHPADIFHPETSQRKVSTAEFADAVIARLGQEPQQLAAVPVREIEAPKAPVLSPVPLYGKAPVRQQLVGMDIFLRWDGKQAAKLGPQLERLTGSRTKLKLITNRGVKVYPDGHPETFCTDHWRCRFVATDALVGSSQLEFTPVPYLDVLFLLHRLADFNFYVIKTEHLYLMDGRRAFSLGQGE, encoded by the coding sequence ATGCAGTCACCTATTCCCATTACAGTAGCTACCGGCGACGGTATCGGCCCGGAAATCATGACGCAAACCCTGCGCGTACTCGAAGCCGCAGGGGCAGCGCTGCAGCCCGAGTTTATCGATGTTGGTGAGCAGGTGTACCGAGCCGGTCATAGTTCGGGCATTCATCCGGCGGCCTGGGAATCGTTGCGGCGCACCCGGGTGCTCCTCAAGGCGCCCATCACCACGCCGCTGGGCGGAGGCTATAAAAGCCTGAACGTAACCTTGCGCAAAACCCTGGGCCTCTACGCCAACGTGCGGCCCTGCCGCTCGCTGCATCCGGCCGTAGCCACCCGCCACCCGAAACTGGACGTGGTCATCATCCGCGAAAACGAGGAAGATCTGTACGCCGGCATCGAGCACCAGCAAACCCCCGACGTGGTGCAGTGCCTGAAGCTGGTGTCGCGGCCGGGGTGCGAGAAAATCGTGCGCTACGCCTTTGAGTACTGCCGCCAGCACGGCCGCCGCCGGCTTACCTGCATGACCAAGGACAACATCATGAAGCTGACCGATGGCCTGTTTCACCGGGTGTTCGAGGAAATTGGCCAGGAGTACCCCGAGGTGGAGCAGGACCACCAGATTATCGACATTGGCACGGCCCGGCTGGCCGATACGCCCGAGCGCTACGACGTGGTGGTGACCATGAACCTCTACGGCGACATCCTCTCCGACGTGGTAGCCCAGCTGACGGGCTCGGTAGGCTTGGCCGGCTCGGCCAACATCGGCGACAGTGGAGCCCTGTTCGAGGCCATCCACGGCTCAGCCCCCGACATTGCGGGCCGGAACGTGGCCAACCCCTCGGGCTTGTTGCAGGCGGCCGTGTTGATGCTGGGCCACCTGGGCCAGCACGATATAGCGGCCCGTATCCACAACGCCTGGCTGCGCACGCTGGAAGATGGCCTGCACCCGGCCGACATCTTCCACCCCGAAACCAGCCAGCGGAAAGTCAGTACCGCAGAATTTGCCGACGCAGTGATTGCGCGCCTGGGCCAGGAGCCGCAGCAGCTGGCCGCTGTGCCCGTGCGGGAAATTGAGGCGCCGAAGGCACCGGTTCTCAGTCCCGTGCCTCTGTACGGCAAAGCCCCCGTGCGGCAGCAGTTGGTGGGCATGGATATCTTCCTGCGCTGGGACGGGAAACAGGCCGCCAAGCTGGGCCCGCAGCTCGAACGCCTCACCGGCTCGCGCACGAAGCTCAAGCTCATCACCAACCGCGGCGTAAAAGTTTATCCCGACGGCCACCCCGAAACCTTTTGTACCGACCACTGGCGCTGCCGCTTCGTAGCCACTGATGCCCTGGTAGGCAGCTCCCAGCTGGAATTTACCCCCGTGCCCTACCTGGACGTGCTGTTCCTGCTACACCGCTTGGCCGATTTCAACTTCTACGTCATCAAAACCGAGCACCTGTATCTGATGGACGGGCGACGGGCCTTTTCATTAGGTCAAGGAGAGTAA
- a CDS encoding SDR family oxidoreductase, translated as MNLANNTVLITGGASGIGLALAERFVKAGSQVIVVGRREDKLREAQAQLPSLHTRVCDVASAADRQELLRWVQTEFAQVNVLVNNAGIQNRLQLATDTEDWETRRQELVINLEAPIHLAMLFIPHLQQQPNPAIINVTSGLSFAPAAFAPIYSATKAALHSFTLSLRHQLAATPIKVLEIVPPAVNTDLGGAGLHTFGVPVDAFADSIMERLANGEEEVGYGTSEEIRKAVREATEARFQLMNNR; from the coding sequence ATGAACTTAGCTAACAACACCGTTTTGATTACCGGGGGCGCCTCCGGCATTGGCCTGGCTCTGGCCGAGCGTTTCGTGAAGGCCGGCAGCCAGGTTATTGTAGTGGGGCGCCGCGAAGACAAGCTCCGTGAAGCCCAGGCGCAGCTGCCCAGCCTGCACACGCGGGTATGCGACGTGGCCTCGGCCGCCGACCGGCAGGAGCTGCTGCGCTGGGTGCAAACCGAGTTTGCTCAGGTCAACGTGTTGGTTAACAATGCCGGCATCCAGAACCGCCTGCAGTTGGCCACTGATACCGAGGACTGGGAAACGCGTCGGCAGGAACTCGTCATCAACCTCGAGGCCCCGATTCATTTGGCTATGCTCTTTATTCCGCATTTGCAGCAGCAGCCCAACCCGGCCATCATCAACGTGACGTCGGGTTTGTCGTTTGCGCCAGCCGCGTTTGCGCCCATTTACAGTGCTACCAAGGCTGCGCTACACTCGTTTACCCTGTCGTTGCGTCACCAGCTGGCCGCCACGCCCATCAAGGTGCTCGAAATCGTGCCGCCGGCCGTGAATACCGACCTGGGTGGGGCCGGTCTGCACACCTTTGGCGTGCCCGTCGATGCCTTTGCCGACTCGATTATGGAGCGCCTGGCTAACGGCGAAGAGGAAGTGGGCTACGGTACCTCGGAAGAAATCCGGAAGGCGGTTCGCGAAGCAACAGAGGCCCGGTTCCAATTGATGAACAACCGGTAA
- a CDS encoding phosphatase PAP2 family protein, producing MKLVSSLLLAGALSLAATPVVTAQHNSSSPYHTRFAVDAPVILGLGAVNAFGLYRVQQKNGLNEAELAALNRNDVPKFDRFVAGNYSEKAQTASDIFCYGSLAAAPGLLALNPDIRGKYGQVMVLYLETMATSSAIFTSTVGNVYRYRPFLYGSEGTDRERSSKISTNSFFAGHTAHTATATFFAAKVFHDFNPNSPAQPYVWGAAAVVPAVVAYYRMEAGKHFLSDNLVGYAVGATVGVLVPQLHKTTSGRGLSVTPLQGVNVNGYSYGGLRLTKQL from the coding sequence ATGAAGCTCGTTTCCTCCTTGCTGCTCGCCGGGGCGCTCAGCCTGGCCGCTACGCCCGTTGTCACCGCCCAGCACAATTCCTCGTCCCCCTACCACACCCGTTTCGCCGTCGATGCGCCCGTGATTCTGGGTCTGGGGGCTGTCAACGCGTTTGGCCTGTACCGGGTGCAGCAAAAGAACGGTCTGAACGAAGCCGAGCTGGCGGCTCTCAACCGAAACGACGTTCCGAAGTTCGACCGGTTTGTGGCCGGTAACTATAGTGAGAAGGCCCAGACGGCCAGTGACATTTTCTGCTATGGCTCCCTGGCAGCGGCCCCCGGCCTGCTGGCCCTCAACCCCGACATCCGGGGCAAGTACGGGCAGGTAATGGTGCTTTACCTGGAAACCATGGCTACCAGCTCGGCCATTTTTACCTCCACCGTGGGCAACGTGTACCGCTACCGGCCCTTCCTTTACGGCTCGGAAGGCACTGACCGGGAGCGGAGCAGCAAGATTTCTACCAATTCCTTTTTTGCCGGCCACACCGCCCACACGGCCACCGCTACCTTTTTCGCGGCCAAGGTATTCCACGATTTCAACCCCAACTCGCCTGCTCAGCCCTACGTGTGGGGAGCCGCCGCCGTAGTGCCTGCCGTGGTGGCCTACTACCGCATGGAGGCCGGCAAGCACTTCCTCTCCGACAACCTGGTGGGCTACGCCGTGGGCGCCACGGTGGGCGTACTGGTACCCCAGCTGCACAAAACAACCAGTGGCCGCGGCCTCTCAGTAACGCCCCTACAGGGCGTAAACGTGAACGGCTATTCCTACGGTGGTCTGCGCCTGACCAAGCAGCTCTAG
- the ctlX gene encoding citrulline utilization hydrolase CtlX translates to MQSASTVLLVRPASFAFNAETAESNHFQQTLTGLSAGQVQQQAFAEFDNAVATLRNRGVRVLVEDDTPAPAKPDAVFPNNWGTFHPDGRVLLYPMCAPNRRAERRPEILERLGQQFVLSEIVDLSHHEQQGRFLEGTGSIIFDHVHRRAYAGISARTDAGLFEEVATRLGYEPVAFHAFDALGHLIYHTNVMLCVGARFAVICLESITDATEQARVIESLTTTGHDIVAISLAQVARFAGNMLTVQPATGPELLVLSQSAYDALMPEQRARLSQHCDLLPLAIPTIETIGVEVPAACWPKYSCRR, encoded by the coding sequence ATGCAATCTGCCTCTACTGTGCTGCTCGTGCGGCCCGCCAGCTTCGCCTTCAATGCCGAAACAGCCGAGTCCAACCATTTCCAGCAAACCCTGACCGGGCTCAGCGCCGGGCAGGTGCAGCAGCAGGCCTTTGCCGAGTTCGACAACGCGGTGGCTACGCTGCGGAACCGGGGCGTGCGGGTGCTGGTGGAAGACGATACGCCCGCGCCGGCCAAGCCCGATGCCGTGTTTCCCAACAATTGGGGCACGTTTCACCCCGACGGCCGCGTGCTGCTTTACCCCATGTGCGCCCCCAACCGCCGCGCCGAGCGTCGCCCCGAGATTCTGGAGCGGCTGGGGCAGCAGTTTGTGCTTTCCGAAATCGTAGATTTGTCGCACCACGAGCAGCAGGGACGGTTTTTGGAAGGTACCGGCAGCATCATCTTCGACCATGTGCACCGCCGGGCCTACGCCGGTATTTCGGCGCGCACCGATGCCGGGCTGTTCGAGGAGGTAGCCACCCGCCTGGGCTACGAACCGGTAGCTTTCCACGCCTTCGATGCCCTGGGCCACCTGATTTACCACACCAACGTGATGCTGTGCGTGGGGGCCCGGTTTGCCGTTATCTGCCTGGAAAGCATTACGGATGCTACCGAGCAGGCCCGCGTAATCGAATCCTTGACCACGACCGGGCACGATATTGTGGCCATTTCCCTGGCCCAGGTGGCCCGATTTGCCGGCAATATGCTCACGGTACAACCCGCCACCGGCCCCGAGCTGCTAGTGTTGTCGCAGAGTGCCTACGACGCGCTGATGCCCGAGCAACGCGCCCGGCTTAGCCAGCATTGCGACCTGTTGCCGCTGGCCATTCCCACCATTGAAACCATCGGGGTGGAAGTGCCCGCTGCATGCTGGCCGAAATATTCCTGCCGCCGCTAG
- a CDS encoding class I SAM-dependent methyltransferase: protein MTTPAAYLDLNRALWNARTGPHLASDFYNVEAFKAGQSSLNRIELDLLGNVTGLRILHLQCHFGQDSLSLARLGAQVTGVDLSDEAIAAARQLSTEIGVAAEFICCDVYNLPQHLPEAGFDVVFTSYGVLGWLPDLTRWAALLSRYLRPGGRLVLAEFHPVVWMFDNDFARLQYSYFNTGPIEETEVGTYADRAADIVHQSVTWNHSLSEVIGSLLGQGLQLTSFQEYDYSPYNCFAHTVAQPDGTFRIGPLGDQAPLVYSVVATKP from the coding sequence ATGACGACGCCTGCCGCTTACCTCGACCTGAACCGCGCCCTCTGGAACGCCCGCACTGGTCCGCACCTGGCCTCCGACTTTTACAACGTGGAAGCCTTCAAAGCCGGCCAGTCTTCCCTGAACCGCATCGAGCTCGACTTGCTGGGCAACGTGACTGGCCTGCGAATTCTGCATCTGCAGTGCCATTTCGGGCAAGACAGCCTCTCGCTGGCCCGTCTGGGCGCCCAGGTCACCGGCGTCGACTTGTCGGATGAAGCCATAGCGGCGGCCCGCCAGTTGAGCACCGAAATCGGGGTGGCGGCCGAGTTTATCTGCTGCGACGTGTACAATCTGCCCCAGCACCTGCCCGAGGCAGGGTTCGACGTCGTCTTTACCAGCTACGGGGTGTTGGGCTGGCTGCCCGACCTCACACGCTGGGCCGCGCTGCTCAGCCGCTACCTACGACCCGGCGGCCGGCTGGTGTTGGCCGAGTTTCACCCGGTGGTCTGGATGTTCGATAACGACTTTGCCCGCCTGCAGTACAGCTACTTCAATACTGGCCCCATCGAGGAAACTGAGGTGGGTACCTACGCCGACCGCGCCGCGGACATCGTGCACCAGTCCGTGACCTGGAACCACAGTTTGAGCGAGGTCATTGGCAGCCTGCTAGGCCAGGGCCTGCAACTTACCAGCTTCCAGGAATACGACTATTCGCCCTACAATTGCTTTGCCCACACCGTGGCCCAGCCCGACGGCACCTTCCGCATCGGTCCGCTCGGCGACCAGGCCCCGCTGGTGTATTCGGTGGTGGCTACCAAGCCATAA
- a CDS encoding GrpB family protein has translation MAARLRAAAGSGLARIDHIGSTAVPGLSAKDVIDVQLTVATLAQASGWLAALRRVGFRRGEDWQYDIFHPLPSDSPELRKLYLREPAGERRLHLHVRGAGRFNARYALLCRDYLRAHAPARQEYELLKQRAAQLFPTSIEGDLFLKEPVFHLLYQAAELWAEKVGWQLPQPE, from the coding sequence CTGGCCGCCCGCCTGCGGGCCGCGGCGGGTTCTGGCCTAGCGCGTATCGACCATATCGGTTCGACGGCCGTGCCCGGCCTGAGTGCCAAGGACGTCATCGACGTGCAGCTGACTGTCGCTACGCTGGCCCAGGCCAGCGGCTGGCTGGCAGCACTGCGCCGGGTGGGCTTCCGCCGCGGCGAGGACTGGCAGTATGACATTTTTCATCCGCTGCCCTCTGATTCGCCGGAGCTGCGCAAGCTCTACCTGCGGGAGCCGGCCGGGGAGCGGCGGTTGCACCTGCACGTTCGGGGAGCGGGCCGCTTCAACGCGCGCTACGCCCTGCTCTGCCGCGACTACCTGCGCGCCCACGCCCCGGCCCGGCAGGAGTATGAGCTGCTCAAGCAGCGGGCCGCCCAGCTTTTCCCGACCAGTATCGAGGGGGATTTATTTCTAAAGGAGCCCGTATTTCATTTGCTCTACCAAGCCGCCGAGCTGTGGGCCGAAAAAGTGGGTTGGCAGTTGCCACAGCCCGAGTAA